In a single window of the Micromonospora inositola genome:
- a CDS encoding GrpB family protein: MQLSDKQVVQIVPYDPTWPALAAAAIAEVREVLSEVAHEVEHIGSTWRAKPIVDLMAAVEDLGIVEQHEESLGGLGYRPHLNGMLDRLLCVRATDGVRTHILHVVTLASWPTRNQRILRDYLREHPEDAARYAALKQSIAAAGTAPGEYARAETESSAGTAMGVANTARKAVGLP; encoded by the coding sequence GTGCAGCTCAGCGACAAGCAGGTTGTCCAGATCGTTCCGTACGACCCCACCTGGCCAGCCCTCGCCGCCGCCGCCATCGCAGAAGTGCGGGAAGTCCTGTCCGAAGTGGCCCACGAGGTCGAACACATCGGCTCGACTTGGCGGGCGAAGCCGATCGTCGATCTGATGGCCGCGGTGGAGGACCTCGGCATCGTCGAGCAGCATGAAGAATCGCTGGGTGGGCTCGGCTACCGCCCTCACCTCAACGGTATGCTGGACCGGCTGCTATGCGTTCGCGCGACGGACGGCGTCAGGACTCACATCTTGCATGTGGTCACGCTGGCCAGCTGGCCGACGCGTAATCAGCGAATACTGCGTGACTACCTGCGTGAGCACCCAGAAGATGCCGCTCGATACGCCGCGCTCAAGCAGTCAATCGCTGCCGCCGGTACTGCTCCTGGCGAATATGCGCGGGCAGAAACCGAATCGTCGGCCGGGACGGCGATGGGGGTCGCAAACACTGCGCGGAAGGCCGTAGGACTGCCATGA
- a CDS encoding GH92 family glycosyl hydrolase: MSARLVAATAAVLLPAGLLVAAAPASAAPAPPGNFSSSFESADPQPAASTVEVDASGKPVQANLSGSSPTGLPGSLLGLVNAVTASAENPPNETAANLKDGSPSTKWLAFNPTGWVTYQLAKPATVVRYALTSANDAPTRDPRDFTVQGSNDGSTWTDLNRQTGQSFSGRFATNTYSFTNTTAYGYYRLNISANSGDSLVQLADWDISDGSNAKPPATPMVSVVGTGPVSGHNMKPRAGFTGLASLRYSGGAVDDGRSYATNKVFEVDIPVGPKTRLSYKIFPEFTGQDSRYPSTYAAVDLHFTDGNYLSQLSPVDQHGYPLTAAGQGASKVLYADQWNAVQSEVGAVANGRTIDRILLAYDDPEAAASTRFQGWLDDITLAGAPTPIDGSSLNNYVDTRRGTNASGSFSRGNNLPISAMPNGFNFFTPVTNATSNSWEYDYQRNNNAANLPTLQGLAISHEPSPWMGDRNQMSVMPVPAGGSLTGAPSGRALAFSHDDELARPDFYQVTLQNGLIAQMSPTDHGGIMRFTFPSGQATGSLVFYNGTFAIGTDGMFSGWVDNGSGLSAGRSRMFVSGTFDRAPRTSAATSATFDTSENRQVTLRIATSFISVDQAHRNLDLEVTGNSLDQVQAAATAAWEDRLGRIDVQGATETQLVTLYSNLYRLNLYPNSQSENTGTATAPHWQYASPVSAPTGTSTATHTGAKIVDGQIYVNNGFWDTYRTVWPAYSLLYPDIAARIADGFVQQYRDGGWIARWSSPGYADLMTGTSADVAMAEAYLNGVELPDPLGAYDAAVKDATVASGRSEVGRKGIETSLFLGYTPTSTGESVSWALEGFINDYGIGNMGAALAKDPATPKSERDRLKEESRYFLQRARNYVNLFDANTRFFQGRDAAGNFLVSNPLDWGGVYTETDGWNYAFTAQQDGQGLANLYGGRKALEQKLDEFFATPENADHPGGYGGTIHEMLEARAVRMGQLGMSNQPSHHIPYMYDYAGAPARTQAIVREILQRLYVGSEIGQGYLGDEDNGELSAWYILSSLGIYPLQAGLSNWAIGSPQFSRMTVHRQSGDIVVNAANNSIKNVYVQSVEVNGKSQRGVSIDSSVLARGGTIDFQMGPNPSSWGTGANDAPPSLTKGDSVPEPLQDTTGPGLGTATANGGQDAAKLFDDSSTTQLTFAAGTPQITWVFRGGKQTPTYYTLTSGASAGDPTDWRLQGSNDGITWTTVDSRSGEAFPWRDQTRPFRISHPGQFAQFRLAVTKTAGAAQTNLAEIELLAGGDVLLGGGAVAVTAASGVHATSGAAVSVALATVTGGTATGYQATIDWGDGSPATAGTLSVSSRAVFGVSGSHTYAKPGYYQAGVTVTDGTSQSAATVGVDVAYAPSSSLAAAFDTVCIGDEGALAANCDAKSWAYSRAALAAAGVTQGQQHQVPGTALHFTLPAIPAGQPDDATGNGRAVVLNLPPDAKSISFIGAGTQGDQSTTGTATFSDGSTAGIPIQMSDWTLGGNANGTPSYGNIVVAKAAYRLLGTSRDSAQPFLFATTPYQIPAGKTLISVTLPTQTGDPGSAGRIHVFAIADDGTPAAALATTPPKDQTATAGQAFSADLGSVTGGVPDTTGYHARVQWGDGTVPDDVTVGPAGAMSGQHTYAQEGTYTVHVTAWDTLSSSTETFTVTVARGGLQPTIAVSASGTVAAGDTITVNGSGFAAGEQVTVKLGTSPARSVTVVASASGAVHASIAASRDTRPGRYAVTAAGASSRTPATATVQVTGQPAVPTYQPQVIVSTTSGPRGTSVVVNGSGFAPNEAVTISFGAGLASSTVRANGDGVVSDATISVPGTAKPGSTSITLAGADSATRVALPFTITGPN, from the coding sequence CGAGAACCCGCCGAACGAAACCGCCGCGAACCTCAAGGACGGCAGCCCCTCCACCAAGTGGCTGGCGTTCAACCCGACCGGCTGGGTGACCTACCAGCTGGCCAAGCCGGCGACGGTGGTGCGGTACGCGCTGACCTCCGCGAACGACGCCCCGACCCGTGACCCCAGGGACTTCACGGTGCAGGGGTCCAACGACGGCAGCACGTGGACCGACCTGAACCGTCAGACAGGGCAGAGCTTCAGCGGGCGGTTCGCCACGAACACCTACAGCTTCACCAACACGACCGCCTACGGCTACTACCGCCTGAACATCTCCGCGAATTCCGGAGACTCGCTCGTCCAGCTCGCCGACTGGGACATCAGCGACGGCTCGAACGCCAAGCCGCCGGCCACCCCGATGGTCAGTGTCGTCGGCACCGGTCCGGTCAGTGGCCACAACATGAAGCCCAGGGCCGGATTCACCGGGCTGGCTTCGCTGCGATACTCGGGCGGCGCCGTGGACGACGGTCGTTCGTACGCGACCAACAAGGTGTTCGAGGTCGACATCCCGGTCGGGCCAAAGACCCGGTTGTCCTACAAGATCTTCCCTGAGTTCACCGGCCAGGACAGCCGGTATCCGTCCACCTACGCGGCCGTCGACCTGCACTTCACCGACGGCAACTACCTCAGCCAGCTTTCGCCGGTGGACCAGCACGGATACCCGCTGACGGCCGCCGGGCAGGGCGCGTCGAAGGTGCTCTACGCCGATCAGTGGAACGCGGTGCAGTCTGAGGTCGGGGCGGTCGCGAACGGCAGGACGATCGACCGCATCCTGCTCGCCTACGACGATCCCGAGGCGGCGGCCTCGACCCGCTTCCAGGGTTGGCTCGACGACATCACCCTGGCGGGCGCTCCGACACCGATCGACGGCTCCAGCCTGAACAATTACGTCGATACCCGGCGCGGGACCAACGCATCGGGCTCTTTCTCGCGCGGCAACAACCTGCCGATTTCGGCGATGCCGAACGGCTTCAACTTCTTCACGCCCGTCACCAACGCCACCTCGAACTCGTGGGAGTACGACTACCAGCGGAACAACAACGCGGCCAATCTGCCCACGCTGCAGGGACTTGCGATCTCGCACGAGCCCAGCCCGTGGATGGGCGATCGCAACCAGATGTCTGTCATGCCGGTGCCGGCCGGCGGATCGCTCACCGGAGCGCCCAGCGGTCGGGCACTCGCCTTCAGCCACGACGACGAGCTCGCGCGGCCGGACTTCTACCAGGTCACACTGCAGAACGGCCTGATCGCGCAGATGTCGCCCACCGACCACGGCGGGATCATGCGATTCACCTTCCCGTCCGGGCAGGCCACCGGAAGCCTCGTCTTCTACAACGGCACGTTCGCCATCGGTACGGACGGCATGTTCAGCGGCTGGGTCGACAACGGAAGCGGCCTGTCGGCCGGTCGCAGCCGGATGTTCGTGTCCGGCACCTTCGACCGGGCGCCGAGGACGTCCGCCGCCACGTCCGCCACCTTCGACACCTCCGAAAACCGGCAGGTCACGCTGCGCATCGCGACGTCATTCATCTCGGTCGACCAGGCACACCGGAATCTCGACCTGGAGGTCACCGGCAACAGCCTCGACCAGGTCCAGGCGGCCGCCACCGCGGCATGGGAGGACCGGCTCGGCCGGATCGACGTTCAGGGTGCGACCGAGACGCAGCTGGTGACGCTGTACTCGAACCTGTACCGGCTGAACCTGTATCCGAACTCGCAGTCGGAGAACACCGGCACCGCCACCGCCCCGCACTGGCAGTACGCGAGCCCGGTGTCGGCGCCGACCGGCACGTCGACCGCCACGCACACCGGCGCGAAGATCGTCGACGGGCAGATCTACGTCAACAACGGGTTCTGGGACACCTACCGCACCGTGTGGCCCGCGTACTCGCTGTTGTACCCCGACATCGCGGCCAGGATCGCCGACGGGTTCGTCCAGCAGTACCGCGACGGCGGGTGGATCGCCCGCTGGTCGTCACCCGGCTACGCCGACCTGATGACCGGCACCAGCGCGGACGTCGCGATGGCCGAGGCCTACCTCAACGGCGTCGAGCTGCCCGACCCGCTCGGCGCGTACGACGCGGCGGTCAAGGACGCGACCGTGGCGTCCGGGCGCAGCGAGGTCGGCCGCAAGGGCATCGAGACCTCGCTGTTCCTCGGCTACACGCCGACCTCCACCGGCGAGTCGGTGTCCTGGGCGCTGGAAGGCTTCATCAACGACTACGGCATCGGCAACATGGGTGCCGCCCTGGCCAAGGACCCGGCCACGCCGAAATCGGAGCGCGACCGGCTCAAGGAGGAGTCAAGGTACTTCCTCCAGCGTGCCCGCAACTACGTCAACCTCTTCGACGCGAACACCAGGTTCTTCCAGGGACGCGACGCCGCCGGCAACTTCCTCGTCAGCAACCCGCTGGACTGGGGTGGCGTCTACACCGAGACCGACGGGTGGAACTACGCATTCACCGCGCAGCAGGACGGCCAGGGGCTGGCCAACCTGTACGGCGGCCGGAAGGCGCTGGAGCAGAAGCTCGACGAGTTCTTCGCCACCCCGGAGAACGCCGACCATCCGGGCGGGTACGGCGGAACGATCCACGAGATGCTCGAGGCGCGTGCGGTGCGCATGGGCCAGCTCGGCATGAGCAACCAGCCGTCGCACCACATCCCCTACATGTACGACTATGCCGGCGCGCCGGCCAGGACGCAGGCGATCGTGCGGGAGATCCTGCAGCGCCTCTACGTCGGCAGCGAGATCGGCCAGGGCTACCTGGGCGACGAGGACAACGGCGAGCTGTCGGCGTGGTACATCCTCAGCTCGCTGGGCATCTATCCGCTGCAGGCCGGCTTGTCCAACTGGGCCATCGGCTCACCGCAGTTCAGCAGGATGACCGTCCACCGGCAGAGCGGCGACATCGTCGTCAACGCGGCGAACAACAGCATCAAGAACGTCTACGTGCAGAGCGTGGAGGTCAACGGAAAGTCGCAGCGCGGGGTGTCCATCGACTCGTCGGTCCTCGCCCGTGGCGGCACCATCGACTTCCAGATGGGCCCGAATCCGTCGTCCTGGGGCACCGGCGCTAACGACGCACCGCCGTCACTGACCAAGGGCGACTCCGTGCCCGAGCCGTTGCAGGACACCACCGGCCCCGGTCTCGGCACCGCCACCGCGAACGGCGGGCAGGACGCCGCCAAGCTGTTCGACGACTCCTCGACCACCCAGCTGACCTTCGCCGCCGGGACGCCGCAGATAACCTGGGTGTTCCGCGGCGGCAAGCAGACGCCGACCTACTACACCCTCACCTCCGGGGCGAGCGCGGGCGATCCGACGGATTGGCGGTTGCAGGGCTCCAACGATGGGATCACCTGGACCACCGTCGATTCCCGCAGCGGCGAGGCGTTCCCGTGGCGCGACCAGACCCGGCCGTTCAGGATCAGCCATCCTGGGCAGTTCGCGCAGTTCCGCCTGGCCGTGACGAAGACGGCCGGCGCCGCGCAGACGAACCTCGCCGAGATCGAGTTGCTCGCCGGCGGCGACGTCCTGCTTGGTGGCGGCGCCGTCGCGGTCACCGCCGCGAGCGGCGTGCACGCCACCTCCGGTGCCGCCGTGTCGGTGGCGCTGGCCACCGTCACCGGGGGCACCGCCACCGGCTACCAGGCCACGATCGACTGGGGTGACGGCTCGCCGGCCACCGCAGGCACCCTGTCCGTGAGCTCGCGCGCCGTATTCGGCGTCAGCGGCTCGCACACCTACGCCAAGCCGGGTTACTACCAGGCCGGCGTCACGGTGACCGACGGCACCAGCCAGAGCGCGGCAACGGTCGGCGTCGACGTGGCCTACGCGCCGAGTTCAAGCCTCGCCGCCGCATTCGACACCGTCTGCATCGGCGACGAAGGCGCCCTCGCGGCGAACTGCGACGCCAAGTCGTGGGCGTACTCGCGTGCGGCCCTCGCGGCGGCCGGCGTGACCCAGGGCCAGCAGCACCAGGTACCCGGAACGGCGCTGCACTTCACGCTGCCGGCGATCCCGGCGGGGCAGCCGGACGACGCGACCGGCAACGGTAGGGCGGTGGTTCTCAACCTTCCGCCCGACGCCAAGAGCATCTCGTTCATCGGCGCCGGCACGCAGGGCGACCAGAGCACCACCGGCACGGCGACGTTCAGCGACGGCAGCACCGCCGGCATCCCGATCCAGATGAGTGACTGGACGCTGGGTGGCAACGCCAACGGCACCCCGTCCTACGGCAACATCGTCGTCGCCAAGGCCGCGTACCGTCTCCTCGGCACGAGCCGGGACAGCGCACAGCCGTTCCTGTTCGCCACCACGCCGTACCAGATCCCGGCCGGCAAGACGCTCATCTCGGTGACCCTGCCGACGCAGACCGGCGACCCCGGCTCGGCGGGCCGGATCCACGTGTTCGCCATCGCCGACGACGGCACGCCGGCCGCCGCGCTGGCGACCACCCCGCCGAAGGACCAGACGGCCACCGCCGGGCAGGCCTTCTCGGCGGATCTCGGCTCGGTGACCGGCGGCGTTCCCGACACGACGGGCTACCACGCGCGCGTGCAATGGGGTGACGGCACGGTTCCGGACGACGTCACGGTCGGCCCGGCCGGTGCGATGAGCGGACAGCACACCTACGCGCAGGAGGGCACGTACACGGTGCACGTCACCGCATGGGACACCCTGTCGAGCAGCACTGAGACCTTCACCGTGACCGTGGCGCGTGGCGGACTCCAGCCGACGATCGCGGTGTCCGCGTCCGGCACCGTCGCCGCCGGTGACACGATCACCGTCAACGGCAGCGGATTCGCCGCCGGCGAGCAGGTGACCGTCAAGCTCGGTACCAGCCCGGCGCGGAGCGTGACGGTCGTGGCGTCCGCCTCGGGAGCGGTACACGCGTCCATCGCGGCGTCCCGTGACACGCGGCCCGGCCGGTACGCCGTCACCGCCGCCGGCGCGTCCTCGCGGACACCGGCGACGGCAACCGTTCAGGTGACCGGGCAGCCGGCAGTGCCGACGTACCAACCGCAGGTGATTGTGTCGACCACCTCCGGACCGCGCGGTACGTCAGTTGTCGTCAACGGCTCTGGGTTCGCGCCGAACGAGGCGGTCACGATCAGCTTCGGTGCCGGCCTCGCCTCCAGCACGGTGCGCGCGAATGGTGACGGCGTCGTCTCCGACGCGACCATCAGCGTTCCAGGGACGGCGAAGCCGGGCTCGACCAGCATCACGCTGGCCGGCGCCGATTCGGCGACCCGGGTCGCGCTGCCCTTCACGATCACCGGCCCGAACTGA
- a CDS encoding SDR family oxidoreductase: MTTDNITETGQYGIDRGRLETCLSVFEALEDLPPDHPDVVRVQRATAKLYKVIKQRRREERRDAIAAADRAVTAATATGAPGRIDDETQGIPLASPTVGATAGFLHNPRGCYVCKQRYREVDAFYHQLCPPCAALNRERRNARTDLTGRRALLTGGRAKIGMYIALRLLRDGAHTTVTTRFPHDAVRRFAAMPDSGDWLHRLRIVGIDLRDPAQVIALADSVSGQGPLDILINNAAQTVRRTPGAYAQLVAAEAAALPDGPLPEMITFAKPAGRGDPAGSLIASPQSAAITPHALTALALTSGSASPERIAAATAIDAGGLVPDLDPVNSWVQRVHEVNPVELLEVQLCNVTAPFVLVSRLRPAMAAATARRKYVVNVSAMEGQFARGYKGPGHPHTNMAKAALNMLTRTSAQEMLADGILMTSVDTGWITDERPHPTKMRLADAGFHAPLDLVDGAARVYDPIVRGEQGEDLYGCFLKDYAPCAW; the protein is encoded by the coding sequence ATGACGACGGACAACATTACGGAAACCGGTCAATACGGCATTGACCGCGGCCGGCTGGAGACCTGTCTCAGCGTCTTTGAGGCGTTGGAGGACCTGCCTCCCGATCATCCCGACGTGGTGCGGGTGCAGCGGGCCACCGCGAAGCTCTACAAGGTGATCAAGCAGCGGCGACGCGAGGAACGGCGGGATGCCATCGCGGCGGCCGACCGCGCGGTGACGGCGGCCACCGCCACCGGCGCCCCGGGCCGGATCGACGACGAGACCCAGGGCATCCCGCTCGCCTCCCCCACCGTGGGTGCCACGGCCGGCTTCCTGCACAATCCGCGCGGCTGCTACGTCTGCAAGCAGCGCTACCGCGAGGTGGACGCCTTCTACCATCAGCTCTGCCCGCCCTGCGCCGCGCTCAACCGGGAGCGCCGGAACGCCCGCACCGACCTGACCGGCCGGCGCGCGCTGCTCACCGGCGGCCGGGCGAAGATCGGCATGTACATCGCGCTGCGACTGCTGCGCGACGGCGCGCACACCACGGTGACCACGCGGTTTCCGCACGACGCGGTCCGCCGATTCGCCGCGATGCCGGACAGCGGGGACTGGCTGCACCGCCTACGGATCGTCGGGATCGACCTGCGCGACCCTGCCCAGGTGATCGCCCTCGCTGACTCGGTCAGCGGCCAGGGACCACTCGACATCCTGATCAACAACGCGGCGCAGACCGTCCGCCGCACGCCCGGGGCGTACGCGCAGCTCGTCGCCGCGGAGGCGGCGGCCCTGCCGGACGGCCCGCTGCCGGAGATGATCACGTTCGCCAAACCGGCCGGCCGGGGCGACCCGGCGGGCAGCCTGATCGCCTCGCCGCAGTCGGCCGCGATCACCCCGCACGCGCTCACCGCGCTGGCGCTGACCAGCGGCTCCGCCTCGCCGGAACGAATCGCGGCAGCCACCGCCATCGACGCCGGTGGTCTGGTGCCGGACCTCGACCCGGTCAACAGCTGGGTGCAGCGGGTGCACGAGGTGAACCCGGTCGAGCTGCTCGAAGTGCAGCTGTGCAACGTGACCGCGCCGTTCGTGCTGGTCAGCAGGCTGCGACCGGCGATGGCCGCAGCGACCGCCCGTCGCAAGTACGTGGTGAACGTGTCGGCGATGGAGGGCCAGTTCGCCCGCGGCTACAAGGGGCCGGGGCACCCGCACACCAACATGGCCAAGGCCGCGCTGAACATGCTGACCCGGACCAGTGCCCAGGAGATGCTGGCCGACGGCATCCTGATGACCAGCGTCGACACCGGCTGGATCACCGACGAGCGGCCCCACCCGACGAAGATGCGGCTGGCGGACGCCGGCTTCCACGCCCCGCTGGACTTGGTCGACGGCGCGGCCCGGGTCTACGACCCGATCGTCCGCGGCGAACAGGGCGAAGACCTGTACGGCTGCTTCCTGAAGGACTACGCGCCCTGCGCCTGGTGA
- a CDS encoding heme-degrading domain-containing protein: MPLDHDPWPTLEELLREEGELELPALSESDAYELGMLAVAAAREQRLPISVGVWRAGRQLFHCGLPGSTLDNDGWLRRKGRVVMRFEHSSLYMARLCQDKQVTLVERFGLPASRYAAAGGAVPLRVRATGVVGWFGVSGLPQLEDHRFVVDTLRAISR; the protein is encoded by the coding sequence ATGCCACTCGACCATGACCCGTGGCCGACGCTGGAGGAGTTGCTGCGCGAGGAGGGCGAGCTGGAGCTTCCGGCCCTGTCGGAGTCGGACGCGTACGAGTTGGGGATGCTGGCCGTCGCCGCAGCGAGGGAGCAGCGGCTACCGATCTCGGTCGGGGTGTGGCGGGCCGGGCGCCAGTTGTTCCACTGCGGCCTACCGGGCTCGACGCTGGACAACGACGGGTGGCTGCGTCGCAAGGGACGGGTGGTGATGCGGTTCGAGCACTCGTCGCTGTACATGGCACGGCTCTGCCAGGACAAGCAGGTGACGCTGGTGGAGAGGTTCGGACTGCCGGCCTCAAGGTACGCGGCCGCCGGGGGTGCGGTGCCACTGCGCGTTCGCGCCACCGGCGTGGTGGGATGGTTCGGCGTTTCCGGGCTTCCGCAACTGGAAGACCACCGCTTCGTCGTTGATACGCTTCGCGCGATCTCGCGATAG
- a CDS encoding SRPBCC family protein, which translates to MYSTQVSQLVKAPRSAVYRALLDPAAVAKWRVPTGMSGHVHEFDAREGGSLRVSLTYEAADNTGKSTAHTDSYHGHFVKIVPDQQVVEVVEFETDDPALRGAMTMTTTLTDVDGGTEVVVVHDGIPDAIPAEDNETGTRIALANLARLVEAA; encoded by the coding sequence ATGTACTCGACCCAGGTATCCCAACTCGTCAAGGCACCGCGCTCGGCCGTCTATCGGGCACTGCTGGACCCGGCCGCGGTGGCCAAGTGGCGGGTGCCCACCGGCATGAGCGGCCACGTGCACGAGTTCGACGCGCGGGAGGGCGGCTCGTTGCGCGTCTCGCTCACCTACGAGGCGGCGGACAACACCGGCAAGTCGACGGCACACACCGACAGCTACCACGGCCACTTCGTCAAGATCGTGCCCGACCAGCAGGTGGTCGAGGTCGTCGAGTTCGAGACCGACGATCCCGCGCTCCGCGGCGCGATGACCATGACCACGACGCTCACCGACGTGGACGGCGGCACCGAAGTCGTCGTCGTTCATGACGGCATTCCCGACGCGATCCCGGCCGAAGACAACGAGACGGGTACGCGCATTGCCCTGGCGAACCTCGCCAGACTCGTCGAGGCGGCCTAG
- a CDS encoding phosphotransferase family protein, with the protein MPNDFLSIALDQFRVAGQESDGRLESRSGASVRTVRTVDGRAAYLKIVPATLGSQAIAAARRELRFYEDLAPVAPVRTPRLLDCLDTENGVAALLEAAGENRQAQAWTGRMWADLGRELAGLHNMPLPTGADWNRPDALQEALADPDLDQISAFWAPTLPQLAALLALRVELGAHIGALPPTFIHGDCHTGNLVHAADSLAFCDWQAAGIGRPAADLAFLSVRATPAGSVVPPALINAYLDIRPCDHQTLQRALLAEELATFVFLWPPFAAVNSSLGIARVRRRTLELAKRWFGTAADGSGA; encoded by the coding sequence ATGCCGAATGACTTCTTGTCAATAGCTCTAGATCAGTTCCGGGTGGCCGGCCAGGAGTCGGACGGGCGGCTCGAGTCCCGGTCCGGCGCCAGCGTCCGCACCGTTCGCACCGTGGACGGGCGTGCCGCGTACCTCAAGATCGTTCCCGCCACGCTGGGTTCCCAGGCGATCGCAGCCGCCCGGCGGGAGCTGCGCTTCTACGAGGACCTCGCACCGGTCGCACCGGTACGCACGCCGAGGCTTCTCGACTGCCTGGACACCGAGAACGGTGTGGCCGCACTGCTCGAGGCGGCAGGCGAGAACCGACAGGCTCAAGCGTGGACGGGCCGGATGTGGGCGGACCTGGGTCGGGAACTGGCCGGCCTACACAACATGCCGCTGCCGACGGGTGCGGACTGGAACCGGCCCGATGCGCTGCAAGAGGCTCTCGCCGATCCGGACCTGGACCAGATCAGCGCCTTCTGGGCCCCGACGCTCCCCCAGCTCGCCGCACTCCTCGCCCTGCGCGTCGAGCTGGGGGCTCACATCGGGGCGCTGCCGCCGACCTTCATCCACGGCGACTGCCACACGGGCAACCTCGTGCACGCTGCCGACTCTCTGGCCTTCTGCGACTGGCAGGCAGCCGGCATCGGCCGGCCCGCCGCCGATCTGGCCTTCCTCAGCGTCCGCGCCACACCCGCCGGCTCAGTTGTCCCCCCGGCGCTGATCAATGCGTACCTGGACATTCGGCCGTGCGATCACCAGACGCTGCAGCGCGCGCTGCTGGCAGAAGAGCTCGCCACCTTCGTCTTCCTGTGGCCACCTTTCGCGGCGGTCAACAGCTCGCTGGGAATCGCCCGCGTCCGCCGGAGGACCCTCGAACTCGCAAAGCGGTGGTTCGGAACAGCAGCTGACGGAAGCGGAGCCTGA
- a CDS encoding alpha/beta fold hydrolase → MSSARSPSQPLYFTERGSGPSLLLVHGLMVTGEMFEPVVEHFATRHRVIVPDLRGHGRSRGLPPPYAAAQLASDLSQLLDHLGIDSTAVLGYSQGGAIAQQMVLDFPNRCDRLVLACTFAFNMATFREKVEGHLLPLVLQVLGMRLSARLVVSQAAPQLGKERADWLAGLMAGQDRKMMVSAWKETMAFDSRRRLAEIACPTLIIAASNDQAIPIHHAKMLHDGVAGSQMVVIDRAGHALIWTHSAEFERVTGDFLGA, encoded by the coding sequence ATGAGCTCTGCACGATCACCTTCACAGCCCCTCTACTTCACCGAGCGGGGATCGGGGCCGTCCCTCCTCCTCGTGCATGGGTTGATGGTCACCGGCGAGATGTTCGAGCCGGTGGTTGAGCATTTCGCCACCCGCCATCGCGTGATCGTTCCCGACCTGCGCGGCCACGGGCGAAGTCGGGGACTTCCGCCGCCGTACGCGGCGGCGCAACTCGCATCTGACCTGTCGCAGCTGCTCGACCATCTGGGCATCGACTCCACCGCCGTGCTCGGCTACTCGCAGGGCGGTGCAATCGCTCAACAAATGGTCCTCGACTTCCCCAACCGATGCGACCGCCTGGTGCTCGCTTGCACCTTCGCGTTCAACATGGCGACCTTTCGCGAGAAAGTTGAGGGCCATCTCCTGCCGCTGGTGCTCCAGGTCCTCGGCATGCGGCTGTCGGCGAGGTTGGTCGTCTCCCAGGCGGCGCCGCAGCTGGGCAAGGAACGTGCCGACTGGCTCGCCGGGCTCATGGCGGGCCAGGACCGCAAGATGATGGTGTCCGCCTGGAAGGAGACGATGGCGTTCGACAGCAGGCGCCGGTTGGCGGAGATCGCATGTCCGACGCTCATCATCGCCGCGTCGAACGATCAAGCGATACCGATCCACCACGCGAAGATGCTCCACGACGGTGTCGCTGGTTCCCAGATGGTCGTCATCGACCGTGCTGGCCACGCGCTCATCTGGACACACTCCGCCGAGTTCGAGCGTGTGACAGGCGATTTCCTCGGGGCGTAG